The genome window ACCGCAGCTACAGCAGAACTAATCAAAGTCAGCGAAAATGCTGCTGCTGCTAATGCCACTATAAAACTACGTCGCCAACGTCCTGTGAAAAAATTCATATTCCTCCTCTCCCTTAATAGCCGACTTGGCAAATCTACGACCTAGGATAGACTGAAATCGGCAACGAAAGGGATATAAAAGAATAAGCTTGTTTTAAATTTTGGTTAATAACAGATTAAATAATAAAAGAATAAGCTTGTCTTAAATTTTGGTTAATAACAGATTAAATTTTTAGGTACAAGACTCGAAAACCTGATTTATTAAACACATCAACGAGCTGACAGTGCGATCGCCACTTGATAAGTCTTACCATTTTTTTTAACTTTAAAAGTTTGGCATGACTGCAAAAAGTCAATCACATTGCTGCCCAAATTCAGCGATTGCAGTTTTTTAGTAATTGGTTGATTGTATAACTTATTAAACTCGCTAGCTACCTGGTTAATCGGAATATAACTACCGGGAGAGCGAGCAGTTAATCCTCTGATAATTTTGACTAGAGATGCTTCCAGGGCAGCAGAGGAATGAGTTGTTGAAGTGGAGGAATTTTTGGCGATCGCCACTTGATGTTCCTGACCGATTAATTGTACTTGAAAAACGCCCGATTCCGACTGCAAATATTTGATTAAACTGGATTTGTTACCCAGAAAATTTTTCACAACTAAATCAGCATGAGATTGATACTTTGCCAAAAAATCTTTCTTAATTTTGACCACAGAAATAGAATCCTCTTTTAACTCAATTTTTGCATTTTCAATTATTTCTACAAGTATAGTTTTAAAAACATCCAGCGACTCAATAGCATTTGAATTGAGACCAGGTATTATTTCGGGAAAATTTGGCTCCGCAACATTTTGATTGACAGCAAAGGTCGCCAAAGAAGCTTCAAGCACCGGGGTAACTTCGTTTTGTGCTGACTCCG of Oscillatoria nigro-viridis PCC 7112 contains these proteins:
- a CDS encoding NYN domain-containing protein; this encodes MLLDAENLKLKVNTEQFLASLCDYPLQVKIAFANWKNPSIGKLDAELYDRGYELIHVPGGANSADGKMIAFGAAILYRYRDVRQVFVCSSDGLLNHLCNQLQNQGVTVFRVRRKNSVLSVENCQNGESNHYSCEREEEIPSFEELASQVAELLKAEHKSIEERIARFSSVAELFKERQTVVFSSTISPAALAESAQNEVTPVLEASLATFAVNQNVAEPNFPEIIPGLNSNAIESLDVFKTILVEIIENAKIELKEDSISVVKIKKDFLAKYQSHADLVVKNFLGNKSSLIKYLQSESGVFQVQLIGQEHQVAIAKNSSTSTTHSSAALEASLVKIIRGLTARSPGSYIPINQVASEFNKLYNQPITKKLQSLNLGSNVIDFLQSCQTFKVKKNGKTYQVAIALSAR